Proteins from a genomic interval of Acetobacterium woodii DSM 1030:
- a CDS encoding prolipoprotein diacylglyceryl transferase yields MYPLIHIFQYAIPTFGILFLIGCGCGFLLAILTAKKYQITTMDAMFFGLFAMIGGIIGAKLLYIIIDLPNLIASPETALMQLANGGAVFYGGLIGGILGGFFYTHLYHLDAIKFFDIAVPSLALAQAFGRIGCFFNGCCYGIPYDGWGAVYYPIGAYPPAGIGLFPAQLTESTFLFILTPVLMIILMKNKTPGFTTGFYLVAAGIFRFINEFFRSDPRGTIGFLSTSQAISLFIIILGLLFLFKIPQMFYQKYLKH; encoded by the coding sequence ATGTACCCCCTTATTCATATCTTTCAATACGCCATTCCAACTTTTGGCATCCTGTTCTTAATTGGTTGCGGGTGTGGCTTTTTACTGGCTATCCTAACCGCAAAAAAATATCAGATTACGACTATGGATGCGATGTTTTTTGGTCTTTTTGCGATGATCGGCGGTATCATTGGCGCCAAACTGCTTTACATTATTATCGATTTGCCCAACCTGATCGCCAGCCCCGAAACCGCTTTGATGCAACTGGCAAACGGCGGTGCTGTTTTTTACGGCGGCCTGATCGGCGGCATCCTCGGGGGCTTTTTTTACACCCATCTTTACCACCTCGATGCCATCAAATTTTTCGACATCGCTGTTCCTTCACTCGCTTTAGCACAGGCTTTTGGCCGAATTGGCTGCTTTTTTAACGGTTGTTGTTACGGTATTCCCTATGACGGCTGGGGCGCCGTTTATTATCCCATTGGTGCTTATCCACCCGCCGGAATTGGTTTATTTCCAGCCCAGCTAACCGAATCAACTTTTCTTTTTATTTTAACTCCGGTGTTAATGATCATTCTGATGAAAAATAAAACGCCTGGATTTACGACCGGCTTTTATCTCGTTGCCGCTGGCATTTTTCGTTTTATCAACGAATTTTTTCGATCAGATCCCCGTGGAACAATTGGATTCCTGTCAACCTCACAAGCAATCAGTCTGTTCATTATTATTTTAGGTTTGCTATTTTTATTTAAAATCCCCCAAATGTTTTATCAAAAATATTTGAAACATTAG
- a CDS encoding DUF4190 domain-containing protein: protein MHMYGNYFEDMSPYSSHSGLLLSIISILGILLAIAAVIGIVCYVFNSIGLYTMAKNRNIDHPWLAWIPIANSYLMGELINDDVSIGSWHIPYAKLFLPLMGLALTLVMSVLGLIPYFGAFLGILLSLALGFYYYTALFWLFSIYDQNHRVLYLVLSIVFAFMGPIFIFVIRNRDAYDERHPEVIIESSYHAKSILALCLGIFSIISFVTLMGSGLLTGAVGLIFGIIATKELKQQGNPTGMAMAGLICSIVGIAFTVLLLFACVVCVGVGGMGILGGLMNGGY, encoded by the coding sequence ATGCATATGTATGGAAACTATTTTGAGGATATGTCGCCGTATTCTTCACATTCCGGCTTGTTATTATCAATTATATCTATTCTTGGTATTCTTTTAGCGATTGCCGCCGTTATTGGCATTGTTTGTTATGTTTTTAATTCCATCGGACTTTACACCATGGCTAAAAACAGAAACATTGATCACCCCTGGTTGGCTTGGATTCCAATTGCCAACAGCTATCTGATGGGTGAACTTATCAATGATGATGTTTCCATCGGTTCCTGGCATATTCCCTATGCCAAACTTTTTTTACCACTCATGGGTCTGGCCTTAACGCTGGTGATGTCCGTGCTTGGTTTAATTCCTTACTTTGGCGCTTTTCTTGGCATCTTATTATCATTAGCTTTGGGTTTTTATTATTACACTGCGCTTTTCTGGCTTTTCAGTATCTATGATCAAAACCATCGGGTGCTTTATCTGGTACTCAGTATTGTTTTTGCTTTTATGGGGCCTATTTTTATCTTCGTTATCCGCAATCGAGATGCCTATGACGAACGCCACCCTGAAGTGATAATTGAATCAAGTTATCATGCCAAATCAATCCTGGCTCTTTGCCTGGGGATCTTTTCAATTATTAGCTTTGTCACCTTAATGGGCAGTGGCTTACTCACCGGCGCGGTTGGTCTGATTTTTGGGATCATCGCCACTAAAGAACTAAAGCAGCAAGGAAACCCCACCGGCATGGCGATGGCTGGCTTGATCTGCTCAATTGTTGGGATAGCTTTTACGGTCTTACTATTATTTGCCTGTGTCGTTTGTGTTGGTGTCGGTGGCATGGGGATATTAGGTGGTTTGATGAATGGTGGCTACTAA
- a CDS encoding patatin-like phospholipase family protein — translation MSQQQYGLVLSGGGAKGAFEMGVWKAIRECDYSLGAVIGTSVGALNAAMIAQDDYQLALEFWSNLTINQVLDLNQKMTDTYVDTWSKESFDSFRNGFLNILFSDGLDISPLRNNLKQLVSEEAIRHSSIRFGLVTVDITSLKPKQLMIEDIPEGQLIDYLLASAALPIFQKQEINGKTYIDGGFFDNVPINFMLEQNFNQIISVEFPAPGMRQWVRDNNANIITINNSEFLGGVLNFDTKQIEQNIQLGYLDALKVFGVLTGKHFYLDVNKSSRFFQKFATTLGQPLSNKKQLLKMLALLNLPPDASQSDILRELDLLLKKTNFKNQPLALSLLEVTAKNLGVNRLEYYSIDFFIQALLKQLNQLLNDHLNLLDNPKIIKTFLTASNNNFLRYNFITFYIVFLSIRSDLSPERLSTFLNKFTPDITLSMVTIFYIHEIINY, via the coding sequence ATGTCGCAACAACAATATGGCCTGGTTCTCAGCGGCGGCGGCGCTAAAGGTGCCTTTGAAATGGGCGTGTGGAAAGCAATCAGAGAGTGTGACTACTCCCTGGGTGCTGTCATCGGCACCTCCGTGGGCGCCCTCAATGCGGCTATGATTGCCCAGGACGATTATCAGCTTGCCTTAGAATTCTGGTCTAATTTAACGATTAATCAAGTGCTTGATTTAAATCAAAAAATGACCGATACCTATGTTGATACCTGGTCAAAAGAAAGTTTTGATAGTTTTCGAAACGGTTTTTTAAATATTCTTTTTTCTGATGGTCTGGACATTTCGCCCTTGCGAAACAATCTTAAGCAATTAGTCTCGGAAGAAGCCATTCGTCATTCATCGATTCGGTTTGGACTGGTTACGGTTGATATCACCAGCCTTAAACCAAAACAATTAATGATTGAAGATATTCCCGAAGGTCAACTGATTGATTATTTGTTGGCCAGTGCCGCGCTTCCGATTTTTCAAAAACAGGAAATCAATGGTAAAACCTACATTGATGGGGGATTCTTTGATAATGTTCCCATCAATTTCATGTTGGAACAAAACTTTAATCAGATCATTTCAGTTGAATTTCCAGCTCCTGGGATGCGTCAGTGGGTTCGGGATAACAATGCTAATATTATCACTATTAATAACTCGGAATTTCTTGGCGGGGTTCTCAATTTTGATACTAAACAGATTGAACAAAACATCCAGCTCGGTTATCTTGATGCGTTAAAAGTGTTTGGGGTCCTAACTGGCAAACATTTTTATCTGGATGTCAATAAAAGCAGCCGCTTTTTTCAGAAATTCGCCACCACTTTGGGCCAACCGCTTTCAAATAAAAAGCAATTGCTCAAAATGTTGGCACTACTGAACCTCCCCCCTGATGCCAGTCAAAGCGATATTCTTAGAGAACTGGACCTGCTCCTCAAAAAAACCAACTTTAAAAATCAACCCCTTGCCCTCTCGCTACTGGAAGTTACCGCCAAAAACCTCGGCGTAAATCGCCTGGAATATTACTCGATTGATTTTTTTATCCAGGCCCTGTTAAAACAATTAAATCAACTTCTAAATGACCATCTCAACCTCCTTGATAACCCTAAAATTATCAAAACCTTTTTAACTGCCTCGAACAATAATTTTTTGCGTTATAATTTCATTACCTTTTATATCGTTTTTTTGAGTATTCGCAGCGATCTGAGCCCTGAACGGCTGTCAACCTTTCTCAATAAATTCACCCCCGATATCACCTTATCGATGGTTACTATTTTTTATATTCATGAAATTATCAACTACTAA
- a CDS encoding SEC-C metal-binding domain-containing protein: MSLYEMWKNYIEENCGTPEDQNDFWEKYCAEEKTLYQKILGEKITVISGKVEDLAQESEMIPPQYMGFIDGISESLITPIDLESIALDSEVKLEIDFAKLYKNMLAVPAEWLYTLPEWDNFFSAEERIELEKEYKRSKTVVNEVKVGRNDPCPCGSGKKYKKCCGR; this comes from the coding sequence ATGAGTTTATATGAAATGTGGAAAAACTATATAGAAGAGAATTGCGGTACCCCGGAAGATCAGAATGATTTTTGGGAAAAATACTGTGCGGAAGAAAAAACATTATACCAAAAGATTCTAGGTGAAAAAATAACCGTAATCTCAGGTAAGGTAGAAGATCTGGCCCAAGAAAGTGAAATGATTCCGCCTCAGTATATGGGCTTTATCGATGGAATCAGCGAAAGTCTGATTACGCCGATTGATCTTGAATCGATTGCGTTGGATTCAGAAGTGAAACTGGAGATTGACTTTGCCAAGTTGTATAAAAATATGCTCGCGGTTCCGGCAGAATGGCTTTATACGCTGCCAGAATGGGATAACTTTTTTTCGGCCGAGGAACGAATTGAACTCGAAAAAGAATATAAACGATCAAAAACAGTTGTCAATGAAGTCAAAGTAGGCCGAAATGATCCCTGTCCTTGTGGTTCCGGTAAAAAATATAAAAAATGTTGCGGCCGTTAA
- a CDS encoding sensor histidine kinase, translated as MKNTLLRQDQNDISSEKLVATLIKMIFFTLSGGVILNLALNFLVLPIFNNNPLLNVFFTLISNVFVFIIISLLLRKNLEYLKLLQTEAKLLGLEDPEVCIPLENNNELTDIAKDLNRLQELYQTKVKAESFAKMENHRIITSVSNEVHAPLTSIIGYLERIQNQTENDAEKSAAYLKTALKKTYLVKKFIDNLFEHAFTDNGKGYYQFKVYNGKPLINQLLKSTTQALEEGGFKVILEDCIEQDFSLWIDLEQLQRIFDYLVSNIIKYADPDKSIDLGLILNKNELCMILRNKTNYTSEGVGKTVLATEDSSLDTCRKIITRHQGRIDYYQLNQLFKVELILPIHHK; from the coding sequence TTGAAAAACACCCTATTAAGACAAGACCAAAATGATATATCGTCAGAAAAACTGGTCGCTACGCTTATTAAAATGATCTTTTTTACCTTATCAGGTGGTGTTATTTTAAATCTGGCCCTCAATTTTCTGGTCTTGCCAATTTTTAATAACAATCCCTTGCTCAATGTTTTTTTTACTCTTATCTCCAATGTATTCGTTTTTATCATCATCTCTTTATTATTACGTAAAAATTTAGAGTATCTAAAACTATTACAAACCGAGGCTAAATTATTGGGCCTGGAAGATCCTGAGGTTTGTATTCCCCTAGAAAATAATAATGAACTCACCGATATCGCTAAAGATTTAAATCGCCTTCAAGAATTATATCAAACAAAAGTTAAAGCTGAATCTTTCGCTAAAATGGAAAATCATCGCATTATTACTTCTGTTTCCAATGAAGTTCATGCCCCGCTAACCAGTATCATTGGTTATCTCGAACGGATTCAAAACCAAACTGAAAATGATGCTGAAAAAAGCGCAGCTTATCTAAAAACAGCCCTCAAAAAAACATATCTCGTCAAAAAATTTATTGATAATCTCTTTGAACATGCCTTTACCGACAACGGCAAGGGTTATTATCAATTTAAAGTATATAATGGCAAACCGTTAATCAATCAACTCCTTAAATCGACCACCCAGGCATTAGAAGAAGGGGGTTTTAAGGTAATTCTGGAAGACTGCATCGAACAAGATTTTTCACTTTGGATTGATCTTGAACAATTGCAGCGAATTTTTGACTATCTGGTTTCTAACATTATTAAATATGCCGATCCGGACAAATCAATTGATTTAGGTCTCATTCTCAATAAAAATGAACTATGTATGATTCTCCGCAATAAAACCAACTACACTTCCGAAGGTGTCGGCAAAACAGTATTAGCGACTGAAGATTCCAGTTTAGATACCTGTCGAAAAATCATTACTCGCCATCAGGGTCGCATTGACTATTATCAACTTAACCAACTTTTTAAAGTCGAACTGATTTTGCCCATTCATCATAAATAA
- a CDS encoding GntR family transcriptional regulator, with protein sequence MKWTIDSDRPIYKQLVEQLELRIISGLYSPGDKLESVRDMAMAAGVNPNTMQKSLTELERMNLVYSQRTSGRFITEDIKVIEDAKRNLAFREIESFLEKMKLLGFGKKEILLLMEKIEEGETKDDHFKC encoded by the coding sequence ATGAAATGGACCATCGATTCTGATCGCCCCATCTATAAACAATTAGTCGAACAATTGGAACTACGAATCATCTCTGGTCTTTATTCACCCGGAGATAAGCTTGAATCAGTTAGGGATATGGCGATGGCCGCCGGTGTTAATCCCAATACCATGCAAAAATCTTTAACCGAATTGGAACGAATGAACCTTGTTTATTCACAACGAACAAGTGGCAGATTTATTACGGAGGATATTAAAGTGATTGAAGACGCAAAAAGAAATTTGGCCTTTCGAGAAATTGAATCATTTTTAGAAAAAATGAAACTATTAGGTTTTGGAAAAAAAGAGATTCTGTTATTAATGGAAAAAATTGAGGAAGGGGAAACAAAAGATGACCATTTTAAATGCTAA
- a CDS encoding ABC transporter ATP-binding protein encodes MTILNAKNLTKTFGKKMALSQIDLDIERGRVIGLLGPNGSGKSTFIKLATGLLVPTHGEIMIDGAAPGVRSKSQTSYLAERTYLNNWMRVNEIIAFFDDFYPDFNRIKAQHMLKDLDINSYDRLKTMSKGTKEKVQLILVMSRSAELYLLDEPIGGVDPAARDYILNTIIANYKENASVIISTHLIADVEQILDEVVFIANGTITLQSSVDEIRDTYHQSLDGLFREVFKC; translated from the coding sequence ATGACCATTTTAAATGCTAAAAATTTGACCAAAACATTTGGCAAGAAAATGGCCTTATCACAAATTGATCTGGATATCGAACGAGGACGGGTTATTGGTCTACTTGGTCCAAACGGCAGTGGGAAAAGCACCTTTATCAAGTTGGCCACTGGTTTACTCGTTCCCACCCATGGCGAAATTATGATTGATGGCGCTGCCCCAGGTGTTCGTAGCAAATCCCAAACGTCCTATCTGGCTGAGCGAACCTACCTCAACAATTGGATGCGCGTGAACGAAATCATCGCCTTTTTTGACGATTTTTACCCTGATTTCAATCGCATCAAAGCTCAACATATGCTCAAGGATTTAGATATCAATTCGTATGACCGGTTAAAAACGATGTCAAAAGGTACCAAAGAAAAGGTTCAACTAATTTTAGTGATGAGCCGTTCGGCTGAATTATATCTGCTCGATGAACCGATTGGCGGCGTCGATCCGGCGGCCAGAGATTATATCTTAAATACCATTATTGCCAATTATAAAGAAAATGCCAGTGTTATTATTTCCACTCACCTGATTGCCGATGTTGAACAAATCTTAGATGAGGTGGTATTTATCGCTAACGGTACAATAACGCTTCAATCTTCGGTAGACGAAATTCGCGACACTTATCATCAATCACTGGATGGTTTATTCCGGGAGGTATTCAAATGTTAA
- a CDS encoding efflux RND transporter periplasmic adaptor subunit, with protein sequence MKKRGIILFIVLGVAILVGGGAYVYANSQTKSAIAVQTSPLSKATLQNTVSATGVVESYTKDTVSDSSNLEITKLYVSVGQSVAKNDWLCQLYDKSDESYSYVKAPNSGTITEMNAVKGNLANGKLFTIEDTNDLKIRGKVKEADLNHIYVNMPVIVKSDATADKVFPGNLTKIAPTAIKTDSSATNSTNSNNKAEFEIEVDLPNDTTGLKIGMNTRLSIVSEERADVFCVPFDALIIDASGQSCLYIAKENPVEQGSYTVESIPVTTGLETDSLVEIAGDQLTPGLAVISQPQTIEPGTAVTLETEVSK encoded by the coding sequence ATGAAAAAAAGAGGAATCATTCTATTTATTGTGCTTGGCGTTGCCATTTTAGTTGGCGGCGGAGCCTATGTTTATGCTAATTCACAAACTAAATCAGCAATCGCGGTGCAAACATCGCCACTTTCTAAAGCAACGTTGCAAAACACTGTTTCCGCAACCGGCGTGGTTGAAAGCTATACTAAAGACACCGTCAGCGATTCCAGCAATTTAGAAATTACGAAGCTTTATGTCTCTGTTGGTCAATCGGTCGCCAAAAATGATTGGTTATGCCAACTCTACGATAAGTCCGATGAGAGCTATAGTTATGTAAAAGCCCCCAACAGCGGCACTATTACCGAAATGAATGCGGTTAAAGGAAATCTTGCCAATGGTAAACTCTTTACCATCGAAGATACCAATGATCTTAAAATTCGCGGTAAAGTTAAAGAAGCGGATTTAAATCACATTTATGTTAATATGCCGGTAATCGTCAAGTCTGATGCCACCGCTGATAAAGTTTTCCCGGGAAATCTGACTAAAATTGCCCCCACCGCGATCAAAACCGATTCATCTGCGACCAATTCGACGAATAGCAATAATAAAGCTGAATTCGAAATCGAAGTTGATCTGCCCAATGATACTACCGGACTAAAAATTGGCATGAACACCCGTTTAAGCATTGTCAGCGAAGAACGCGCTGATGTTTTCTGTGTCCCTTTTGATGCGTTAATCATTGATGCTTCCGGTCAATCCTGTCTTTATATTGCCAAAGAAAATCCCGTTGAACAAGGGTCCTACACCGTTGAATCGATTCCGGTTACAACCGGCCTTGAAACCGATTCTTTAGTTGAAATTGCCGGTGATCAACTGACGCCTGGATTGGCGGTCATTAGTCAGCCTCAAACCATCGAACCGGGTACTGCTGTAACCCTCGAAACCGAGGTGAGTAAATAA
- a CDS encoding ABC transporter ATP-binding protein — translation MTRNKIIEMQGIVKSYYLGTPNELEILHGIDLDVYEGEFLSIVGASGSGKSTLMNILGALDRPTQGHYYLDHLPMEHVKDDGLSAIRNKKIGFVFQTFNLIPRSTALKNVALPMLYGGFSRSERSRRAAELLQLVEMSGRSHHRPNELSGGQKQRVAIARAMANDPAIILADEPTGALDTHTGRMVMDIFHRLHQEQGKTIILITHNNELAQETQRTIKLKDGYIVDNSVNSVYQLEAYHESV, via the coding sequence ATGACCCGAAATAAAATTATTGAAATGCAGGGCATTGTTAAATCTTATTATCTCGGTACGCCGAATGAACTTGAAATTCTTCACGGCATCGATCTCGATGTTTATGAAGGTGAATTTTTATCGATTGTTGGCGCTTCCGGTTCTGGCAAATCAACTTTGATGAATATTTTAGGGGCCTTGGATCGACCTACTCAGGGGCATTATTATCTGGACCATTTACCGATGGAACACGTTAAAGATGATGGCCTATCCGCAATCCGCAATAAAAAAATTGGTTTCGTTTTTCAAACGTTTAATCTGATTCCACGTTCCACGGCTCTAAAAAATGTTGCTCTGCCAATGCTTTATGGTGGATTTTCACGAAGCGAACGATCCCGGCGGGCAGCTGAACTGCTGCAACTGGTTGAAATGAGCGGCCGTTCACATCATCGTCCTAACGAACTATCCGGCGGTCAAAAACAACGCGTCGCCATTGCTCGGGCAATGGCCAACGATCCCGCTATTATTCTTGCCGATGAACCAACCGGCGCGCTCGATACACATACCGGACGGATGGTAATGGACATTTTCCATCGTCTCCACCAGGAACAGGGTAAAACCATTATCCTGATTACGCATAATAACGAACTCGCCCAAGAAACCCAGCGAACGATCAAACTCAAGGATGGTTATATTGTTGATAACTCGGTCAACAGCGTTTATCAGTTGGAGGCATATCATGAATCTGTTTGA